The Candidatus Saccharibacteria bacterium region ACAATCTAGGTAATCTTGATAGAGACAATATGGCACTAGTTGCAAATCAAACTCGAATTCAAGAAGGCAACGATTATTTTGCCCGATTAGCCTATGATTTGCTTGATTCGAAGCAACAAATTTGGCTAGTAAGTGGCATGCGAACAATTGAGGAAATTAATTACCTCAAGGCTCAAGGGTTCAGGATAGTCTTGATAAATGTCAAACCCGAGATTAGATACCAAAGAGCCATTAAGCGAGGTAAGATCGGAGAAAACATTAGCTTTGAATACTTTAGAGAGCAAGAAGATCTTGAGTTGCATTCCAAACTTAGTACCTTTAGCCTAGCCAGGGTTTTAGAAGCGTATGACTACCAACTAAACAATGACGGCGACCTTGAACAGTTTAATGAATCAATCAAGGGATTTATCGACTCTTTAATAAATTAAACCAAGATATTCGATCTATCAGTACTCCATAAGGCTAGCTCAACGGATGGACGGAAAATTCCCACCAATAATATAACACCCGTATAATCTTT contains the following coding sequences:
- a CDS encoding AAA family ATPase encodes the protein MADHLRLGVIGLFSSGKDYFSEYILDHYSADHQSTSDAVRAQIKKNNLGNLDRDNMALVANQTRIQEGNDYFARLAYDLLDSKQQIWLVSGMRTIEEINYLKAQGFRIVLINVKPEIRYQRAIKRGKIGENISFEYFREQEDLELHSKLSTFSLARVLEAYDYQLNNDGDLEQFNESIKGFIDSLIN